A genomic stretch from Pochonia chlamydosporia 170 chromosome 4, whole genome shotgun sequence includes:
- a CDS encoding chromatin assembly factor 1 subunit B (similar to Coccidioides immitis RS XP_001240888.1), with protein MKATPLIINWHDQNAPVYSAHFEPGGKGRLATAGGDNHVRIWKVESDGSERKVEYLSTLSKHNQAVNVVRWAPKGETLASAGDDGNVILWVPSELATSNFGGDAMEDKESWRAKHMCRSSGAEIYDLAWSPDAVHFIIGSMDNIARIYNANSGTLVRQIAEHSHYVQGVTWDPLNEYIATQSSDRSVHIYSLKTKDGQYTLSHDDKPPRLASHIKADLPPRRISSSSPAPPDFGHRAQLSMMDSSASVGSPVPSAPGTPTSIPLPMNPPSVVSHSRRSSFSSRRSVSPAPTLPLPAVMPMEASPKPQMGTKNASLYANETLTSFFRRLTFTPDGSLLLTPSGQYQTQHHSEKDAKPTYEVINTVYIYTRGGINKPPIAHLPGHKKPSVVVKCSPVYYTLRQSPPVTKHITIDTSSAEEQLPSLPEPVSKSSPGAAVMEPPPPPASVSSETGGSQSKSLSVETDASTPGPKPAFSLPYRMVYAVATQDSVLLYDTQQKTPICIVSNLHCATFTDLAWSSDGLTLIISSSDGFCSTLSFSTGELGEIYKGEVGPPKTTATVTTAASNQNTPTPTPTTSFAPPSPFPNGSHHHRNSASSFTAPSPPATAPAGSQRPSSPTRSNSTSSVATQSSSVPTGVVSNPTLIAGSVPALTAANSGKAQGIPITTPPETPRSAAGSVAGTKRDASESEKEDAKEPKKRRIAPTPVEKA; from the exons ATGAAGGCCACgcccctcatcatcaattgGCACGACCAAAATGCCCCCGTCTACTCGGCACACTTCGAGCCCGGCGGGAAAGGTCGTCTTGCAACCGCCGGTGGTGATAACCACGTTCGAATTTGGAAGGTTGAGTCTGATGGGTCGGAGCGAAAGGTGGAATATCTATCCACTTTGTCCAAGCACAACCAAGCTGTCAATGTAGTTCGCTGGGCTCCCAAAG GCGAAACCCTCGCGTCGGccggcgatgatggcaatgtaATTCTCTGGGTACCAAGCGAACTCGCTACCTCGAATTTTGGCGGAGATGCCATGGAAGATAAGGAATCATGGCGAGCGAAACATATGTGTCGATCTAGCGGAGCTGAGATATATGACCTGGCTTGGTCTCCCGATGCTGTGCACTTCATCATTGGAAGCATGGACAACATTGCTAGGATATACAATGCTAACTCTG GCACCCTCGTCAGGCAAATCGCCGAGCATAGCCATTACGTCCAGGGCGTTACCTGGGATCCGCTCAACGAATACATTGCTACGCAGTCTTCCGATCGATCTGTGCACATTTACTCTCTCAAAACAAAAGACGGCCAATATACCCTCAGTCACGACGATAAACCCCCTCGTTTGGCTAGCCATATCAAGGCAGATTTGCCGCCTCGACGAATATCGTCGAGCAGTCCTGCCCCTCCAGACTTTGGCCATCGGGCGCAGCTTTCCATGATGGATTCAAGTGCCTCTGTCGGGTCACCTGTACCGTCCGCACCGGGGACACCAACGTCGATTCCCTTACCGATGAATCCTCCTAGCGTCGTGAGCCATAGTCGAAGATCATCGTTCTCGTCACGGCGTTCGGTTTCACCTGCCCCGACGTTGCCTCTTCCGGCCGTAATGCCTATGGAAGCTTCGCCCAAACCCCAGATGGGCACCAAGAACGCTAGCCTTTATGCTAACGAGACATTGACCTCGTTCTTCCGTCGACTCACATTTACGCCCGATGGCAGTCTTCTGCTAACACCATCCGGCCAGTATCAAACCCAGCACCACTcggagaaggatgccaagcCCACCTACGAAGTGATCAATACCGTCTATATATATACGCGAGGTGGCATCAATAAACCCCCGATTGCCCACTTGCCGGGGCACAAGAAACCGTCGGTTGTGGTGAAGTGCTCTCCCGTATACTACACGTTGCGTCAGTCACCACCTGTTACGAAACATATCACCATCGACACCTCATCAGCCGAAGAGCAActgccatcattgccagaACCTGTATCCAAGTCTTCTCCTGGTGCCGCAGTCATGGAGCCACCGCCACCTCCCGCGAGCGTGTCATCCGAGACGGGTGGCTCTCAGTCCAAGTCACTTAGCGTCGAGACCGATGCATCGACGCCTGGCCCAAAGCCCGCCTTCTCCCTCCCATATCGCATGGTTTATGCCGTTGCAACCCAGGATTCCGTATTATTGTACGATACTCAGCAAAAGACTCCAATCTGTATTGTGAGCAACCTGCATTGCGCCACCTTTACTGATCTTGCTTG GTCGAGCGATGGTCTCACTTTGATCATCTCATCCTCAGATGGATTTTGTTCAACTCTCTCATTTTCAACAGGAGAGCTGGGTGAGATTTACAAAGGCGAGGTCGGTCCCCCAAAGACGACAGCGACTGTAACAACTGCAGCTTCCAATCAAAACACGCCAACTCCGACGCCGACGACGAGCTTCGCACCTCCCTCCCCTTTCCCGAACGgatctcaccaccaccgcaaCTCAGCCAGTTCATTTacggcaccatcaccacccgcCACGGCGCCTGCAGGATCACAACGGCCATCGTCTCCTACACGCTCCAATTCCACATCATCAGTGGCAACGCAGTCTTCGTCCGTTCCAACGGGCGTCGTTAGCAACCCTACTCTCATTGCTGGCAGTGTCCCAGCCTTGACGGCAGCCAACTCTGGAAAGGCACAGGGCATTCCGATCACAACGCCACCAGAAACGCCCAGAAGTGCTGCGGGAAGCGTTGCAGGCACGAAACGAGATGCCAGTGAAAGCGAaaaagaagatgccaaggaGCCTAAGAAGAGGCGAATTGCGCCAACTCCCGTGGAAAAGGCGTAG
- a CDS encoding ABC1 domain-containing protein (similar to Metarhizium acridum CQMa 102 XP_007813630.1): MASPKPPQDLIPNPFIKKRNLQWTLTSPKPPSPSPSSSPPTTSAIESGKANITDPLTHFTTHLTQHTLPSPTALLPIHAYNTLYSSSLTCQSSHFVIHQHDHPIAGLHYDLRLQINPSSSASWAIMYGPPGDPNSVRLNRNATETRVHSLWNHLIETASSQTGSLLIWDTGTYTVLPRRSKHAPLEDPASQKSSADDRTQQQLLQEAFRNRKIRIHLHGARLPENYVLNIRLTKTEDAEGRAKSSRRPRKRRRVRTDPQTSEGDTSDEDIVPRGKEMGKDASAMEAELQELEDEEIRRTNAYPGASNTIDSIHQRKWYLSLDREACGFEERKEGGRTVWRMPSATDEEHEEGDAMQRLSFPFYVRGVEHERSVVTARRAEDIMRDEGVGKFVRRKGWLPVLN; encoded by the coding sequence ATGGCATCACCCAAACCCCCCCAAGACCTCATCCCCAACCCATTCATCAAAAAGCGCAACCTCCAATGGACACTCACATCCCCTAAACCACCCTCACCCTCTCCCTCgtcctcaccaccaacaacctccGCCATCGAATCCGGCAAAGCAAACATCACCGACCCCCTCACCCACTTCACAACCCACCTCACCCAGCACACTCTCCCCTCCCCAACCgccctcctccccatccacgCCTACAACACCCTCTACTCCTCCTCCCTCACCTGCCAATCCTCCCACTTCGTCATCCACCAGCACGACCACCCCATCGCTGGCCTGCACTACGACCTCCGTCTCCAAATCAACCCCTCCAGCAGCGCATCCTGGGCCATCATGTACGGACCCCCCGGCGACCCAAACAGCGTCCGCCTCAACCGCAACGCCACCGAAACCCGCGTCCACTCCCTCTGGAACCATCTCATCGAGACTGCCTCCTCGCAGACCGGCTCCCTCCTCATCTGGGACACGGGCACGTACACCGTTCTCCCGCGACGCAGCAAACACGCTCCGCTGGAGGATCCCGCCTCTCAGAAAAGCTCGGCAGACGACCGCACGCAGCAGCAGTTACTGCAGGAGGCGTTTCGCAACCGCAAGATACGGATTCATCTCCATGGGGCGAGGTTGCCGGAAAACTATGTGCTGAATATACGTCTCACAAAAACGGAGGATGCGGAGGGGAGGGCCAAGAGCAGCAGGCGTCCacggaagaggagaagagtGAGAACTGATCCCCAGACCTCTGAGGGAGATACATCTGATGAGGATATTGTTCCCAGGGGCAAGGAGATGGGAAAGGATGCGTCGGCCATGGAAGCGGAACTacaggagctggaggacGAAGAGATTCGACGCACGAATGCCTACCCTGGTGCTTCCAACACCATTGACAGCATCCACCAGCGGAAATGGTATCTCTCCCTGGACAGGGAGGCTTGCGGGTTCGAGGAGCGGAAAGAAGGCGGCAGGACCGTCTGGCGCATGCCGTCTGCGACAGATGAAGAGCATGAAGAGGGAGATGCGATGCAGAGGCTGAGTTTCCCCTTTTACGTGCGAGGCGTGGAACACGAACGGAGTGTTGTGACGGCCCGTAGAGCTGAGGATATCATGCGGGATGAGGGTGTTGGGAAGTTTGTACGGAGGAAGGGGTGGCTACCAGTGTTGAATTGA
- a CDS encoding Pex13 protein (similar to Metarhizium acridum CQMa 102 XP_007813629.1), with translation MASPPKPWERPGATAATSAPIPSTTAAVPAVSTTTAASPASSTAPPVPDRPTSLTSTVNQNASAYSRAGAMGMGASPYSAYGSAYSSPYSSPYSRFGGMGGMGGYGGGMYGGYGGYGGGMYGGMYGGGMGGMNPNDPNSLTTRFSNGTAATFQMLEGIVTAFGGFAQMLESTYMATHSSFFAMVSVAEQFGNLRDALGSILGIFTLMRWIRTLIAKITGRPPPADATALTPAAFARFEGRPGPDGAPGPAKASRKPLFFFLAAAFGLPYLMSKMIRTLAASQEEEERRLQQQALEAQQPVDPSKLEFCRLMYDYLPQGNNSSMELEARKGDLVAVLTKNDPVGNPSEWWQCRARDGRQGYLPSTYLEVLKRPGQEVKKLKAAPSDSSRANSLTSSSEALQEGKKEYATADGMQRSHFYS, from the exons ATGGCCTCGCCGCCTAAGCCTTGGGAGAGGCCCGGCGCAACTGCGGCCACCTCCG ctccTATTCCTTCTACCACGGCTGCAGTTCCAGCAGTATCGACCACAACTGCCGCTTCTCCAGCGTCTTCCACCGCTCCTCCTGTCCCCGACCGTCCTACTTCTCTCACCTCCACCGTTAATCAGAATGCCTCTGCCTACAGCCGCGCAGGTGCCATGGGCATGGGCGCCTCACCTTATAGTGCCTACGGCAGCGCATATTCATCACCGTACTCAAGTCCATATTCACGGTTTGGCGGCATGGGGGGAATGGGCGGCTATGGTGGTGGTATGTACGGCGGCTATGGAGGCTACGGCGGAGGCATGTACGGCGGCATGTATGGGGGCGGCATGGGAGGCATGAATCCCAACGACCCCAACAGCTTGACCACCCGGTTTAGCAATGGCACGGCGGCTACTTTTCAGATGCTGGAGGGTATAGTAACTGCCTTTGGTGGATTCGCCCAAATGCTTGAGAGCACATACATGGCGACACACTCGAGCTTTTTCG CCATGGTATCAGTCGCCGAGCAATTCGGCAACCTACGCGACGCACTAGGCTCCATCCTAGGCATCTTCACACTCATGCGCTGGATCCGCACACTCATCGCCAAAATCACCGGCCGCCCTCCTCCAGCAGACGCAACCGCCCTCACACCCGCAGCATTTGCTCGCTTCGAAGGCCGTCCCGGCCCCGATGGTGCCCCCGGTCCCGCCAAGGCTTCTCGAAagcctctcttcttcttcctcgccgcgGCCTTTGGTCTCCCCTACCTCATGTCCAAGATGATCCGCACCCTCGCCGCCtcacaagaagaagaggagcgccgtctccaacaacaagcCCTCGAGGCACAGCAGCCCGTCGACCCGTCCAAGCTCGAATTCTGCCGCCTCATGTACGACTACCTCCCCCAGGGCAACAACTCCTCCATGGAACTGGAAGCCCGAAAAGGCGATCTAGTTGCCGTTCTCACCAAGAACGACCCCGTCGGTAATCCTAGTGAATGGTGGCAGTGCCGTGCCCGTGATGGCCGCCAGGGCTACTTGCCCTCTACATATCTGGAGGTGTTGAAGCGTCCTGGCCAGGAGgtcaagaagctcaaggccgcGCCTAGTGATTCCAGCAGAGCGAACTCACTGACAAGTTCATCCGAGGCTTTGCAAGAGGGGAAAAAGGAGTACGCCACTGCTGATGGCATGCAACGGAGCCATTTTTACTCGTGA
- a CDS encoding ATPase (similar to Colletotrichum gloeosporioides Nara gc5 XP_007276185.1) encodes MPTISVDVDDVESVVSLESEGPHPADRLPKFERHSILKVNGKVPEVVYSLHLLDSRQQIIDHLQSDEPFDKQAGKPDWFGNDASPDSAGEDSRERRSGRAGEQPVIEIVNTVTTRRRPGDRLITRPYGRTLPTHIRHPQPVIYEDARYEEQHYNGVTRRSSHMVIHSTYIINALKAVVAYYPDFHLHAPRVIVDAPYHVLYHHREELAAYKDNQPSTHEEDYKLTASHHIDVLLKYLDATYGREFREEEARHKLPNPVTTHEWYWTLFKPGQVVYAQRDGAWGAYIVSGFVAPRAPGDRYLIYAWYLRADGDTIIRDTTKFSVRFWEGEVPINSLSVFPKEFWTEDLQGQVGKSEKSEKPEKPLREKLIEQGKQLWELLKAPTSKQYNGELVDDVFDVKDVQKGFVSGRVICDSSGFDEFCPANKNFSNRHDERTYEVRHRNIRTRDHDDDAFDLLPHSPPRCGCRACVARPQESTEEVVFQDFYTHIPELDEAPDNDLFYMVCSQLIPGFILSSRRWGIFKISNLSDIKPDKEAFKYLVLDDKLKRTVKALIGRFAASIDNKVAPWGNDFVKSKGEGRIFLLHGQPGVGKTSTAECIAELANRPLIPLTSGDLLTSLEDVEKNLTYFLTLGQRYGALVLLDEADIYLEHRTASDITRNGLVSIFLRALEYYRGVLFLTTNRVQSFDTAFLSRIHVALHYKNLTNENRERIWAHAFERLVRDSNGKIHVSSAAKDYVFHHEDVQVLKLNGREIRNAMQTALALAESEAEEEGDQIITIRASHLEAVVEMSSSFKGYVAGLKGRDGCEGDKE; translated from the exons ATGCCTACAATCAgtgttgacgttgatgatgtcgagTCGGTTGTCAGCCTCGAATCGGAAGGGCCTCACCCGGCAGATAGGCTGCCCAAGTTTGAGAGACACTCAATCTTAAAAGTAAATGGGAAAGTCCCAGAGGTTGTGTATTCTCTCCATCTGCTGGACAGCCGACAGCAAATCATAGACC ACCTCCAAAGCGACGAGCCATTTGACAAGCAGGCGGGAAAGCCTGACTGGTTCGGTAATGACGCATCACCCGATTCTGCTGGCGAAGACAGCCGTGAACGACGTTCCGGCCGGGCAGGCGAGCAGCCGGTGATCGAAATTGTCAATACGGTCACCACTAGAAGACGGCCAGGGGATCGTCTTATCACTCGACCGTATGGGCGTACCTTGCCAACCCATATCAGGCATCCTCAACCGGTCATTTACGAAGACGCTCGATATGAGGAACAACATTACAACGGAGTCACCAGACGCAGTTCGCACATGGTTATTCATTCAACATACATCATAAACGCTCTGAAAGCAGTAGTGGCGTATTATCCCGACTTTCACCTTCACGCGCCACGAGTGATTGTTGATGCTCCGTATCATGTGTTGTATCACCACCGTGAGGAGCTCGCCGCCTACAAGGACAATCAACCTTCGACGCACGAGGAAGATTACAAGTTGACCGCATCCCATCACATTGACGTGCTTCTGAAGTACCTGGATGCCACATATGGGCGTGAGTTCcgggaagaagaagcccgcCACAAATTACCCAATCCCGTCACCACACATGAATGGTACTGGACTTTGTTCAAGCCTGGTCAGGTTGTTTACGCGCAAAGGGATGGGGCGTGGGGTGCCTATATCGTCAGTGGATTTGTAGCACCAAGAGCACCAGGCGACCGATATCTGATATATGCGTGGTATCTAAGGGCAGATGGCGATACAATTATCAGAGATACGACAAAGTTCTCGGTAAGATTCTGGGAGGGCGAAGTTCCTATCAACAGCCTGTCAGTGTTCCCTAAGGAATTTTGGACAGAGGACCTgcagggtcaagttggaaagTCCGAAAAGTCGGAAAAGCCCGAAAAGCCTCTAAGGGAGAAGCTCATCGAGCAAGGGAAACAGCTCTGGGAGCTTCTCAAGGCACCCACGTCGAAGCAGTACAATGGGGAGCTTGTTGACGACGTTTTTGACGTCAAGGATGTCCAGAAAGGCTTCGTAAGCGGTCGTGTCATTTGCGACTCGTCAGGCTTTGATGAGTTTTGTCCCGCAAACAAGAACTTCAGTAATCGACACGACGAGAGGACATACGAAGTGAGGCATCGAAATATCAGAACACGAGATCACGACGAtgatgcctttgaccttTTACCACACTCGCCGCCTCGTTGTGGGTGTCGAGCCTGCGTCGCCAGGCCACAGGAGTCTACCGAAGAGGTCGTGTTCCAAGACTTCTACACCCACATACCCGAGTTAGACGAGGCGCCCGACAACGACCTCTTTTACATGGTCTGCAGCCAGCTCATTCCCGGATTCATCCTGTCGTCTCGCCGCTGGGGAATTTTCAAAATCTCCAACCTGTCAGACATCAAACCCGACAAAGAGGCGTTCAAATACCTCGTCCTAGACGACAAGCTCAAACGCACCGTCAAAGCCCTTATCGGTCGCTTTGCAGCCTCCATCGACAACAAAGTCGCCCCCTGGGGTAACGATTTCGTCAAGAGCAAGGGCGAAGGCCGCATCTTCCTTCTCCACGGCCAACCTGGCGTCGGCAAAACCTCCACAGCAGAATGCATCGCCGAGCTCGCCAACCGGCCCCTTATCCCCCTCACATCCGGCGACCTCCTCACCTCGCTCGAGGACGTCGAGAAAAATCTCACCTACTTCCTCACCTTGGGTCAACGCTACGGCGCACTAGTCCTGCTCGACGAAGCAGACATCTACCTCGAGCACCGCACAGCCAGCGACATCACCCGCAATGGCCTCGTGTCCATCTTCCTCCGTGCTCTCGAATACTACCGCGGCGTGCTGTTCCTCACGACCAACCGCGTCCAGTCTTTTGATACTGCCTTCCTCAGCCGCATCCACGTAGCCCTGCACTATAAGAACCTCACGAATGAGAACCGTGAGCGAATCTGGGCCCATGCATTTGAGAGACTTGTGCGTGATTCCAACGGCAAGATACACGTCTCGTCTGCGGCGAAGGACTATGTATTCCACCACGAGGATGTGCAggtgttgaagttgaatgGACGAGAGATCCGGAACGCAATGCAAACGGCCTTGGCGCTCGCAGAGAGTGAAGCAGAGGAGGAAGGTGATCAGATCATTACCATACGAGCGAGCCACTTGGAGGCGGTTGTGGAGAtgagctcaagcttcaaGGGGTATGTTGCTGGTTTGAAGGGCCGAGATGGTTGCGAGGGAGATAAAGAGTGA
- a CDS encoding beclin-1 (similar to Magnaporthe oryzae 70-15 XP_003716187.1), protein MFCQKCRQPLKLDGSLEGLNPAAYDLLISATTQQPSKRQTEPRSSLLQSQEQARKSLYDRVSQNSTQPTFKRHHGGNPRDSTMSFIYLTESQVGHPQPTAKESPPAPPQQAKRSNSNQESVSASQQSSRGDEMERINRLFEILSARSDIDHPVCVECTDLLIDGLQRKLEASSKERDAYVQHLRQVKTERPGTDEIKSRQERLKKAEKDKIAAMDNLRQLEKEKDALDEEILALEEESRQLDKEEETFWRERNAFATKMADFQSERDSINAKYSHDSQLLDKLQRSNVYNDTFCISHDGSFATINGLRLGRLSNKPVDWPEINAAWGHALLLLVTVAEKLDYKFHGYDPQPMGSTSKIIRYDVPSPSSSRLGTRAMQAPPKKHVLELYSSGDMPLGLTFMHRKFDNAMVAFLDLVRQLGAHVQKQTERSMNVLSLPYKIEGDKIGEVSIKLGIAQDDGWTKACKLTLTCCKFLLAHASNVGSHAMSTNS, encoded by the exons ATGTTCTGCCAAAAGTGTCGGCAGCCGCTGAAGCTGGACGGGTCTCTCGAAGGCCTAAATCCGGCTGCTTACGATCTTCTCATAT cagcaaccaCGCAACAACCATCCAAGCGACAAACCGAGCCCCGATCCTCGCTTTTACAATCACAGGAGCAAGCTAGAAAATCTCTCTACGATCGAGTATCGCAAAACTCGACCCAGCCAACGTTCAAACGACATCATGGAGGCAATCCACGCGACTCGACCATGTCATTCATCTACCTGACTGAGTCGCAGGTTGGTcatccacaaccaacagctAAGGAGTCGCCCCCAGCTCCGCCGCAACAGGCCAAGAGGTCAAATTCCAATCAAGAGTCTGTTTCAGCCAGCCAACAATCTTCAAGAGGCGATGAGATGGAAAGAATCAACAGATTATTCGAGATTCTCTCCGCACGATCCGACATAGACCATCCCGTTTGCGTAGAATGCACAGATCTCTTGATAGATGGACTACAAAGAAAGCTGGAGGCTTCGTCCAAGGAGCGAGATGCATATGTACAACACCTTAGACAAGTTAAAACAGAACGGCCCGGTACAGACGAGATCAAATCTCGTCAAGAGCGCCTCAAaaaggctgagaaggatAAAATCGCTGCCATGGATAATTTGCGACAGCtggagaaagaaaaagatgcTCTCGACGAGGAGATTTTGGcgcttgaagaagaatccCGCCAGCTCGATAAGGAAGAGGAGACATTTTGGCGAGAACGAAATGCTTTCGCGACGAAAATGGCCGATTTCCAATCAGAACGGGACAGTATCAACGCCAAATACAGCCATGATTCCCAGCtgcttgacaagcttcaaCGGTCAAATGTCTACAACGACACGTTTTGCatcagccatgatggcagtTTTGCCACCATCAATGGGCTTAGACTCGGAAGACTGTCTAATAAACCAGTGGATTGGCCAGAGATCAATGCAGCCTGGGGTCATGCTCTCCTGTTACTTGTCACCGTGGCCGAGAAGCTCGACTACAAATTTCACGGATACGATCCGCAACCAATGGGAAGTACGTCCAAAATCATTCGATACGACGTGCCCAGTCCGTCGTCCAGTCGACTTGGCACCCGAGCCATGCAGGCACCTCCGAAGAAACATGTTTTGGAGCTGTACAGTTCTGGAGACATGCCTTTGGGCCTGACATTTATGCACCGCAAGTTTGACAATGCAATGGTTGCCTTTCTGGACCTGGTAAGGCAGCTTGGTGCTCATGTACAGAAACAGACGGAGCGGTCCATGAACGTGCTCTCCCTCCCGTACAAAATTGAAGGTGATAAGATTGGTGAGGTGAGCATCAAGCTCGGAATTGCACAAGATGATGGTTGGACAAAGGCATGCAAGCTCACTCTCACATGCTGCAAGTTCCTTCTAGCACACGCCAGCAATGTTGGGTCACATGCCATGAGCACAAATTCATGA